The genomic segment TTGCATAACCCATACCTTCTACTTCAGTAGAAGCAAGTTTTGCAGAGTTGATACCAACAACCTCGCCTTTCATATTCAGAAGAGCACCGCCACTGTTACCAGGGTTGATAGCCGCATCTGTCTGGATCAGGTTTACACCGTCACTGCTGTCATCACTTCCATCTGTTACTGTGTTATTGTCAGAATCCATTCTGCGGTTCTTGGCACTTACGATACCGGTTGTAACAGACTGTCCATATCCAAGAGCATTACCGATTGCAACTACCTGCTCGCCCACCTTCAGATCATCAGAACTGCCAATATTCGCAATTGAAATGGCGTCCATTGTATCATCTTCAACATCATCCAGAGATACAGATACAACTGCAAGATCTCTCTCTTCATCAAATCCCTTTACGGATGCCTCCACTGCATTTCCATCTGTAAATGCAACTGACAATGTATCCGCACCTTCTACTACATGATAATTTGTAGCAATCAAAAGTTCATCATCATTCTTACCAACAATAATACCGGAACCACTGCCCTCTACTTCCTGTTCCTGCTGCTGTGGCGCATATCCATACATTCCATACATTCCGAAGTAATTCTGTACCTCCTGAACTGACTTGGTTGTAATAGATACAATAGATGGAAGTGCTTCTGATACGATTTCAGACACATCAAGGCTTCCTTTTGCTGTGCTGCCTGTATCTTTGCCGGTATCTGATTTGGAATCACTGGCATCTGCATCCTTCTTCTCGGATTTTGCATATGTCAGGGTTGTCTCGTCCTTATTTGAAGCAGCTTCTACCGTTGTGGCTCCGCTCCATCCTGCAAGTTTATTTACTCCCTCAAAGCTTCCTGCTGCCAGTCCTCCTGCAAGTACTGCACATAAGCTGAATGTAAGACCTTTCTTTGCAATCTTTCTGATTTTATCATTTCTGTTATCTTTGTTCATCATAATAAAGTCCCTCCATGAATCTATGTCATTTATCTATGTCATTTATTTATCTCTGTTTCCTTTTGATGCTTCTAAGTATAGGAATGATTTGTGTTCTTTGTGTGGGAAAAATGTGTTTAATTTGTGACAATTTTATACATTTCCAATATGACAGCAATTTTTAAAAACAGTCCTGTCTGTCAGTTACATCACTTTCGATACATGGAGGAAATTTTTCCGGTACTATATCCCGGAACCAGTGATTTCCAGTTTCCAACCTGACTTTTTAGTACCTTTTCTGTATATTTCAGGGAATTGGAACTATCCATATTTTTAAAGACATTATACGCTGTTTTCTTTTTCCCATTGGCATCCTTCAATCCCATTGCCAATCCCTGAGCCACCTCATGGGCTTCATCTTTATAGCTTCTTATAATAAATGCATCAATCATTGGATTGCAGGCAGCCTTATAATAGGCCAGTGCAATTGCTGCCGCCTGATTTGCCTGTCCTCCATAAGTGGAAGAAAATCCCTGTTCCGAAAGAATAATCCTTGTATTGGAACCAAATCTGTTTTTCACATAATCTGTAAGTGTCTGGATATTACGCATAGTGATAAACGTGGTGGTGTTCGCATCACTGGTAAACATGGATGCATTTGCACCTGACCAGAACTGTGAATCTGAAAGCGGCTGATTATATGCATGATATGCCAGATTCCAGTTCACATCTTTCTGCATATCAGAAATCTTCGCCGCAAAGCTTTCCAGAGTTGATCTTGCACTATAGCAGATAGTAAAGGCATTTTTCTGATTCCAGCAATTATCCAGACAGATAAATACTTTGGAACTTCCCCGGCTGCTTTTCACTGCATTGTAAAGACAGCGAAAAGCTTCACTGTACATGGAGATAAATTTTGAAAAACTGACATTCCCTACATAATAATATCCGCTTGCACTGTTTACTTCATTTCCCAGGATCCAGTTACTTATATAACAGTTATTTTTTCCAAACTTCTCTCCCAGATATGCAAACATTGCTTCCATAGTCTGTCTAGTTGTGCTGTTATCTGTGTTCCATCCATAATAAGCTGTTTCTGCATAAGGACTGTTTCCCGTAATAAAGCTCTGCGTACTGGCATTCCTGTCAATACTAATCTGTGCAGTCACCTGGATTCCCTTTGCATTACATTGCTGAACAAGATATACATATCCGTACAGACCATTAAAATGATATGTTTTCCCATTATATTTATATGTTTCCACACCACTGTCTTTTCGCATCAGGTCTGAAATATATAAATTAAAAAATACTGTTTTGGATTTTGTATCTGTCAGCTCGTTGATATCTGTAGCCTGAATTCCTTTTTTTGTCCCCGGAACAAAATATGCTGCTGTATTTGTACTGAGTTTCTCCGGATTGCTGACATAGCTTTTCGGACTGATCACACTATACGCAGATTTAGATTTTTTTATCCCTATAGCAAATTTTCCCTGTGCATATTCCGGATGTCCGGAAATGTTCAGCTTAAATGTGATCTTCCCTTTTGCCTTCTCCGGCTTCTTTACTTTACCCACCGTTTTTTTCACTTTACCGGAATTAGAATCTACATACACCAGATAGTAATAACCATCCGAACTTTTCACATAATTGGAAACAGTTGCGGATACAGTGATGGTATTCGCCTTTGTTCCTTTTACATAATCCAGTGATGCAGCTTTCGCTGAAGGACTGATTTCCTTTGTCCATTTTGCATATAAAGTAAGGGAACCTTCTGAACCCTTTTCAATCACGCTTATCTGATTTTTATACTTACTGTCTGTATACCATCCCACAAAATGATATCCGGAACGCGTCGGCTTTTTAAATTTAATCTCATCTTCTGAAGTATAAGTTTTAGGATTAGCAGTATTATTTTTTCCTTTATTAAGTTTATATGTGATTTTATATTCGGATGCTTTCTCCCAGATTGCATACAGGGTTATTGCTGTTGTATCTCCTGCTGCAATAGCCTTATCTGTAGATATATCCGGACTTGTTCCATCATTTTCTGTATCTGATATCTGCATTTCTGCCTTACCAGTCTTTTCTTCCCATGATGCGCTGTCCGTCTGTGCCACATCATTTTCTTCCTGCATCACATCTTTTTCTGGTTTTATTTCTTCTCCGGCTTCTGTCCTCTCACTGGTTTCCTGAGCCTGCTTTGCCATATCTGCTGTTTCAAGAAGTTTCTTAATAGAATCTCCCGGTTTATAAGTTTCACCGGTTCCATCTTCTTTCGTATTCCACTCTTTAAAAACATAACCTGTCTTTCCCCTCAGTGCTTCCGGTACTTTAGCAATATCCACATCTGCATAGGGTATCACATATGTTTTTTCCAGTTTACCATCACTGTAAAGCAGAATGTTATAACCTTCCGCACTCTGTCCGGCATTTACTGAATCTTCTGTCTCCGACTGTTCCGGTTCCTGATCTTTTAACTCTCCTGTTCCAAACTCATCTCTACTGTTATTCTCATCAGATATTTTATTTCCTGACTCATTTCCTGTCTCATATCCGGCACCATCTTCAAAAACATCTGCTGCTGATTCAACACTTCCTGCCGAAAACTCTGAAGCCCACAATGTCTGCGGTATACAGGACGGAACTGTCATAGATACCGCCAGTCCCATTGCTATAAACTTTTTCCATCTTTTCATATTCGTCTTCCTTTCTCTTTTTACATTTTACGAAATTGTTGTAACTATCCAGCATTCCATTTTCTTCATTTTCCTCCTGTCTTACAGTATAACATTTGAAAAATCCACAGACAACAAAAGACTGTCAAAATCAGGACACTAATATGTGATTTTCCTGATTTTAACAGTCTTTTATAAAATTTCCAAATTACCTGTAACCACCCGGCAGTTTAACCGAATCAAGTAAGTCCCCTGCGGAGGTTGCGAAAAGCAATAAGCAGTGGGTGGGACTTGCTTTTATCAGGAGGAGTGCAAGCTCCTTCTGATAAACTGCGAAGCGGATGATTTTATCCGCTTGACTTTTGAAAATATGGAACCGTCACGATTATTTTACAGTTCCTATCTTATTTAACGGCCAGTAACGAACTGCTACTTCTGCCTCTATTGCATCTTCCTCTACAAACGGATTTTGCCAGTATCTGGAATCCATACTGTGGTTTCTGTTATCTCCTAACATGAAATAACATCCCTCCGGAACTGTATACGGTCCAAAGCTTCCTTCCGGTGTTTCCGGACAAAAGCTGTCATCCAGCGGTTCTTCGGAATCATTGATATACACTTTTCCATCTACAATGTTTACTGTTTCTCCCGGAAGACCAATTACTCGTTTTACAAAAAGCTGAGATGGATCATCCGGATATTTAAATATTACAATATCAAATCTCTCCGGATCATCTTTTATATATGCCAGACGATTTCCAAATACTCTGTCACCTGTCATAATTGTTTCTTCCATAGAACCTGACGGCACTCGTGCATTAATATATACAAAGTGTCCCAACAGAAACGCTATAACAAAGACTGCAATGATAATCTTTGCATAGTCCCACAACTCCCTCCACACAGACCTGCTTTTGTCTGACTGTTCTGTCTGGTTTTTTTCCTCATTTTCCATTTTTCGTCATACCTCCAGAAATTTATATCACAGCATCATTTGATGATATCAGGGGCAAAATACTTTTAAACCTAACCTCATTTACTGTTATCAGAATAATAACTATTTCGCAAATAACGCATTAAACATAGTTTATCACATCTGATAGTTATTCACCACTTAATTTTTTATAAAATTTTGTCACTATTTGATTCTTGGATAATCTTGTCGGCACATTATGTTTCACGTGAAACAAACATATTGTATTCCTGTAGTAATTCCACAATTTAACCGAATCAATTAAGTCCCCTGCGGAGGTTGCGAAAAGCAATAAGCAATGGGTGAGGACTTGCTTGTATCAGGAGAAGTGTAAACTCCTTCTGATAAACTGCGAAACAGTTATTCGGTGTAGAGCTGCGTAGCAAAATGGATGATTTTATCCGTTTAACCAAAAGTTTTTATAATATCAGGAAATGGGTACTATGTTTCACGTGAAACATAGTACCCATTTCTCACTGACAGATTATATTTCCTGCTGGTAATATTCCAGAAAATCTCTGATTTTGCCGGCTGCTTCTTTTAATACTTCTATTCTTGGTAAATAAACCACTCTGAAGTGATCCGGCTGATGCCAGTTAAATCCACCGCCATGTACAAGCAGAATCTTCTTCTCTTTTAATAAATCTAATGCAAATTTCTCATCATTTACGATATTAAATTTCTTTGTATCAATCTTAGGGAACATA from the Blautia wexlerae DSM 19850 genome contains:
- a CDS encoding S1C family serine protease, whose translation is MMNKDNRNDKIRKIAKKGLTFSLCAVLAGGLAAGSFEGVNKLAGWSGATTVEAASNKDETTLTYAKSEKKDADASDSKSDTGKDTGSTAKGSLDVSEIVSEALPSIVSITTKSVQEVQNYFGMYGMYGYAPQQQEQEVEGSGSGIIVGKNDDELLIATNYHVVEGADTLSVAFTDGNAVEASVKGFDEERDLAVVSVSLDDVEDDTMDAISIANIGSSDDLKVGEQVVAIGNALGYGQSVTTGIVSAKNRRMDSDNNTVTDGSDDSSDGVNLIQTDAAINPGNSGGALLNMKGEVVGINSAKLASTEVEGMGYAIAISDVTDILQNLMNETSRDKLDDSEHGVLGIKGSSVSSEAVQMYGIPAGVFVKEVTEGGAVDKAGLKANSVITEFNGKTVSSINQLIEYLSYYEPDEEVELTVQVPHGTSYKEETVKVTLDENTDADDSDDNDKDSKKSKKDSKKSSKDADEDVDEDTDSEDSMDSDDTEESENPFIQYFENQGFFR
- a CDS encoding DUF5722 domain-containing protein: MKRWKKFIAMGLAVSMTVPSCIPQTLWASEFSAGSVESAADVFEDGAGYETGNESGNKISDENNSRDEFGTGELKDQEPEQSETEDSVNAGQSAEGYNILLYSDGKLEKTYVIPYADVDIAKVPEALRGKTGYVFKEWNTKEDGTGETYKPGDSIKKLLETADMAKQAQETSERTEAGEEIKPEKDVMQEENDVAQTDSASWEEKTGKAEMQISDTENDGTSPDISTDKAIAAGDTTAITLYAIWEKASEYKITYKLNKGKNNTANPKTYTSEDEIKFKKPTRSGYHFVGWYTDSKYKNQISVIEKGSEGSLTLYAKWTKEISPSAKAASLDYVKGTKANTITVSATVSNYVKSSDGYYYLVYVDSNSGKVKKTVGKVKKPEKAKGKITFKLNISGHPEYAQGKFAIGIKKSKSAYSVISPKSYVSNPEKLSTNTAAYFVPGTKKGIQATDINELTDTKSKTVFFNLYISDLMRKDSGVETYKYNGKTYHFNGLYGYVYLVQQCNAKGIQVTAQISIDRNASTQSFITGNSPYAETAYYGWNTDNSTTRQTMEAMFAYLGEKFGKNNCYISNWILGNEVNSASGYYYVGNVSFSKFISMYSEAFRCLYNAVKSSRGSSKVFICLDNCWNQKNAFTICYSARSTLESFAAKISDMQKDVNWNLAYHAYNQPLSDSQFWSGANASMFTSDANTTTFITMRNIQTLTDYVKNRFGSNTRIILSEQGFSSTYGGQANQAAAIALAYYKAACNPMIDAFIIRSYKDEAHEVAQGLAMGLKDANGKKKTAYNVFKNMDSSNSLKYTEKVLKSQVGNWKSLVPGYSTGKISSMYRK
- the lepB gene encoding signal peptidase I, translated to MENEEKNQTEQSDKSRSVWRELWDYAKIIIAVFVIAFLLGHFVYINARVPSGSMEETIMTGDRVFGNRLAYIKDDPERFDIVIFKYPDDPSQLFVKRVIGLPGETVNIVDGKVYINDSEEPLDDSFCPETPEGSFGPYTVPEGCYFMLGDNRNHSMDSRYWQNPFVEEDAIEAEVAVRYWPLNKIGTVK